From the genome of Sander lucioperca isolate FBNREF2018 chromosome 1, SLUC_FBN_1.2, whole genome shotgun sequence, one region includes:
- the scyl1 gene encoding N-terminal kinase-like protein isoform X1 yields MWSFFARDPVKDFAYEILPDSQETSGIWTLHRGKRKTNGEPVSVFLYEVAQGTEQQTQLAKAAFKRMKTLRHPNILAYVDGLETETEKSLYLVTEQVTPLAVHLKAQAEKGGSGELEVSWGLHQIVKALSFLVNDCHLLHNNLGVSAVFVDRAGEWKLGALDHVAPEQGDPSGVSLPTPKAVYPDMERYDPPEMSNSSGEKWAGEVWRLGCLIWEVFNGPLPRTSSLRSLGKIPKALVPHYCELVGANPRARPNPASFLQNCRAPGGFLSNSFVESNLFLEEIQIKEPAEKQQFFQDLSDNLDSFPEDFCKHKVLPQLLTAFEFGNAGAVVLTPLFKVGKFLSAEEYQQKIIPVIVKMFSSTDRAMRIRLLQQMEQFIQYLNEAAVNSQIFPHVVHGFTDTNPAIREQTVKSMLLMAPKLNETNLNQELMRHFARLQARDEQGPIRCNTTVCLGKIASYLNAGTRQRVLISAFSRATKDPFPASRSAGVLGFAATHNFYSLTEIAARILPTLCAVTVDPDKSVRDQAFKAIKSFLSKLETVSEDPTKLADMEKDVASCAQPAGASSSWAGWAVTGMSTITSKLIRNAPGTEGGAAADGSEPANTPSPTSATDGAPAPGSEDKTPQASVTRHAATSGANQSQTHEVTSNNDEPIGDRWDEEEDWGSLEEPAKAHTEPDDWNTDWSGMASSKKKVGRSSSSMAVKKQSADWSSSGWDADDSWSNDKEGQGQSSAGEEGWGNDWGEEDTDTTLANTTLPLPEGVRLASEYNWDSSSSATKGASQNDLFASVSQRNPAGTAATTTRDGWTAEATGDWGAEESWESVDGNQGLSKAELSKKKREERRKELEAKRAERKAAKGPLKLGARKLD; encoded by the exons ATGTGGTCCTTTTTCGCTAGGGATCCTGTCAAAGACTTTGCTTATGAAATTCTGCCAGACAGCCAAGAGACGTCTGGAATATGGACTCTACATCGGGGGAAGCGAAAG ACCAATGGAGAGCCAGTGTCGGTGTTTCTGTACGAGGTAgcacagggaacagagcagCAAACCCAGCTAGCCAAGGCTGCCTTCAAGCGTATGAAGACCCTGCGTCACCCTAACATCCTGGCTTATGTGGATGGATTGGAg ACAGAG ACAGAGAAGAGCCTGTACCTGGTTACTGAGCAGGTGACACCCCTGGCAGTCCACCTGAAGGCCCAGGCAGAGAAGGGTGGATCTGGCGAACTGGAGGTCTCCTGGGGTCTGCACCAGATAGTT AAAGCTCTGAGTTTCCTGGTAAACGACTGCCACCTACTTCATAACAACTTGGGGGTATCGGCTGTTTTTGTGGATCGAGCTGGGGAGTGGAAGCTGGGGGCCCTCGACCATGTGGCCCCTGAACAGGGTGACCCAAGTGGGGTCTCACTCCCTACCCCCAAGGCTGTTTACCCAGACATGGAGAGATATGACCCACCAGAGATGTCCAATAGCAGTGGGGAGAAATG GGCAGGGGAGGTGTGGCGGCTAGGCTGCCTCATCTGGGAGGTGTTCAACGGGCCACTACCTCGCACATCCTCCCTTCGCTCGCTGGGAAAG ATCCCCAAGGCCCTGGTCCCTCATTACTGTGAGCTGGTGGGGGCCAACCCCCGAGCTCGGCCCAACCCAgccagctttctccagaactgTAGAGCCCCCGGGGGATTCCTCAGCAACAGCTTTGTTGAGAGCAACCTTTTCCTGGAGGAGATACAG atCAAGGAGCCAGCTGAGAAGCAGCAGTTCTTCCAGGATCTGAGTGACAATCTGGACTCCTTCCCGGAAGACTTCTGTAAACACAAGGTCCTGCCTCAGCTGCTCACCGCCTTCGAGTTTGGCAATGCAGGTGCCGTAGTCCTCACACCGCTTTTTAAG gtGGGGAAGTTCCTGTCAGCAGAAGAGTACCAACAGAAGATCATCCCCGTTATAGTGAAGATGTTCTCCTCCACAGACAGAGCTATGAGGATACGACTGCTGCAGCAG ATGGAGCAGTTCATTCAGTATCTGAATGAGGCAGCAGTCAATTCCCAGATTTTCCCTCACGTTGTTCACGGCTTCACAGACACCAACCCTGCCATCAGAGAACAGACTGTTAAG TCTATGTTGCTGATGGCTCCCAAGCTAAATGAGACCAACCTGAACCAGGAGCTGATGCGTCACTTTGCCCGGCTGCAGGCCAGAGACGAACAAGGGCCAATCCGGTGCAACACCACCGTCTGCCTGGGCAAGATCGCCTCCTACCTCAATGCAGGG ACTCGACAACGTGTTCTGATTTCTGCCTTCTCACGAGCAACTAAAGACCCCTTTCCAGCTTCACGCTCTGCCGGTGTACTTGGCTTTGCCGCCACACACAACTTCTACAGCTTAACAGAGATTGCTGCCCGCATCCTGCCCACCCTCTGTGCTGTTACTGTTGACCCTGATAAGAGCGTCAGGGACCAG GCATTTAAAGCCATCAAGAGTTTCCTTTCCAAGCTGGAGACCGTGTCAGAAGACCCCACCAAGCTGGCTGATATGG AAAAGGATGTAGCATCGTGTGCTCAGCCTGCAGGTGCCTCTTCCAGCTGGGCCGGCTGGGCCGTGACTGGCATGTCCACCATAACTTCTAAGCTGATCCGAAACGCTCCAGGGACAGAGGGGGGTGCAGCAGCCGATGGCAGCGAGCCTGCCAACACCCCCAGCCCTACCAGTGCCACTGACGGAGCACCTGCACCTG GTTCTGAAGATAAAACTCCACAAGCCTCTGTGACTCGTCATGCTGCCACTAGTGGTGCCAACCAATCACAGACTCATGAAGTAACAAGCAACAATGATGAGCCAATAGGAGACCgctgggatgaggaggaggactgGGGAAGTTTGGAG GAGCCAGCGAAAGCTCACACTGAGCCAGATGACTGGAACACTGACTGGTCAGGAATGGCATCATCCAAAAAGAAG GTGGGCCGGTCGTCGTCCTCCATGGCAGTAAAGAAGCAGAGCGCTGACTGGAGCAGCTCAGGCTGGGATGCCGACGACAGCTGGTCCAACGACAAGGAGGGGCAGGGTCAGAGCTCGGCGGGCGAGGAAGGCTGGGGCAATGACTGGGGGGAGGAGGACACAGACACAACCTTGGCCAATACGACACTCCCCCTGCCCGAAGGGGTGCGGTTAGCCAGCGAGTACAACTgggacagcagcagctcagCCACCAAGGGGGCTAGTCAGAATGATCTGTTCGCCAGCGTGTCCCAGAGAAACCCAGCCGGCACTGCTGCCACCACG ACTCGAGATGGCTGGACTGCAGAGGCAACAGGAGACTGGGGAGCTGAGGAGAGCTGGGAGTCAGTGGATGGGAACCAGG GTCTCAGCAAGGCCGAGCTTTCCAAGAAAAAAcgggaagagaggaggaaagagctGGAGGCAAAACGGGCGGAGCGCAAAGCTGCTAAAGGTCCTCTCAAACTGGGTGCACGCAAGCTGGACTGA
- the scyl1 gene encoding N-terminal kinase-like protein isoform X2 — translation MWSFFARDPVKDFAYEILPDSQETSGIWTLHRGKRKTNGEPVSVFLYEVAQGTEQQTQLAKAAFKRMKTLRHPNILAYVDGLETEKSLYLVTEQVTPLAVHLKAQAEKGGSGELEVSWGLHQIVKALSFLVNDCHLLHNNLGVSAVFVDRAGEWKLGALDHVAPEQGDPSGVSLPTPKAVYPDMERYDPPEMSNSSGEKWAGEVWRLGCLIWEVFNGPLPRTSSLRSLGKIPKALVPHYCELVGANPRARPNPASFLQNCRAPGGFLSNSFVESNLFLEEIQIKEPAEKQQFFQDLSDNLDSFPEDFCKHKVLPQLLTAFEFGNAGAVVLTPLFKVGKFLSAEEYQQKIIPVIVKMFSSTDRAMRIRLLQQMEQFIQYLNEAAVNSQIFPHVVHGFTDTNPAIREQTVKSMLLMAPKLNETNLNQELMRHFARLQARDEQGPIRCNTTVCLGKIASYLNAGTRQRVLISAFSRATKDPFPASRSAGVLGFAATHNFYSLTEIAARILPTLCAVTVDPDKSVRDQAFKAIKSFLSKLETVSEDPTKLADMEKDVASCAQPAGASSSWAGWAVTGMSTITSKLIRNAPGTEGGAAADGSEPANTPSPTSATDGAPAPGSEDKTPQASVTRHAATSGANQSQTHEVTSNNDEPIGDRWDEEEDWGSLEEPAKAHTEPDDWNTDWSGMASSKKKVGRSSSSMAVKKQSADWSSSGWDADDSWSNDKEGQGQSSAGEEGWGNDWGEEDTDTTLANTTLPLPEGVRLASEYNWDSSSSATKGASQNDLFASVSQRNPAGTAATTTRDGWTAEATGDWGAEESWESVDGNQGLSKAELSKKKREERRKELEAKRAERKAAKGPLKLGARKLD, via the exons ATGTGGTCCTTTTTCGCTAGGGATCCTGTCAAAGACTTTGCTTATGAAATTCTGCCAGACAGCCAAGAGACGTCTGGAATATGGACTCTACATCGGGGGAAGCGAAAG ACCAATGGAGAGCCAGTGTCGGTGTTTCTGTACGAGGTAgcacagggaacagagcagCAAACCCAGCTAGCCAAGGCTGCCTTCAAGCGTATGAAGACCCTGCGTCACCCTAACATCCTGGCTTATGTGGATGGATTGGAg ACAGAGAAGAGCCTGTACCTGGTTACTGAGCAGGTGACACCCCTGGCAGTCCACCTGAAGGCCCAGGCAGAGAAGGGTGGATCTGGCGAACTGGAGGTCTCCTGGGGTCTGCACCAGATAGTT AAAGCTCTGAGTTTCCTGGTAAACGACTGCCACCTACTTCATAACAACTTGGGGGTATCGGCTGTTTTTGTGGATCGAGCTGGGGAGTGGAAGCTGGGGGCCCTCGACCATGTGGCCCCTGAACAGGGTGACCCAAGTGGGGTCTCACTCCCTACCCCCAAGGCTGTTTACCCAGACATGGAGAGATATGACCCACCAGAGATGTCCAATAGCAGTGGGGAGAAATG GGCAGGGGAGGTGTGGCGGCTAGGCTGCCTCATCTGGGAGGTGTTCAACGGGCCACTACCTCGCACATCCTCCCTTCGCTCGCTGGGAAAG ATCCCCAAGGCCCTGGTCCCTCATTACTGTGAGCTGGTGGGGGCCAACCCCCGAGCTCGGCCCAACCCAgccagctttctccagaactgTAGAGCCCCCGGGGGATTCCTCAGCAACAGCTTTGTTGAGAGCAACCTTTTCCTGGAGGAGATACAG atCAAGGAGCCAGCTGAGAAGCAGCAGTTCTTCCAGGATCTGAGTGACAATCTGGACTCCTTCCCGGAAGACTTCTGTAAACACAAGGTCCTGCCTCAGCTGCTCACCGCCTTCGAGTTTGGCAATGCAGGTGCCGTAGTCCTCACACCGCTTTTTAAG gtGGGGAAGTTCCTGTCAGCAGAAGAGTACCAACAGAAGATCATCCCCGTTATAGTGAAGATGTTCTCCTCCACAGACAGAGCTATGAGGATACGACTGCTGCAGCAG ATGGAGCAGTTCATTCAGTATCTGAATGAGGCAGCAGTCAATTCCCAGATTTTCCCTCACGTTGTTCACGGCTTCACAGACACCAACCCTGCCATCAGAGAACAGACTGTTAAG TCTATGTTGCTGATGGCTCCCAAGCTAAATGAGACCAACCTGAACCAGGAGCTGATGCGTCACTTTGCCCGGCTGCAGGCCAGAGACGAACAAGGGCCAATCCGGTGCAACACCACCGTCTGCCTGGGCAAGATCGCCTCCTACCTCAATGCAGGG ACTCGACAACGTGTTCTGATTTCTGCCTTCTCACGAGCAACTAAAGACCCCTTTCCAGCTTCACGCTCTGCCGGTGTACTTGGCTTTGCCGCCACACACAACTTCTACAGCTTAACAGAGATTGCTGCCCGCATCCTGCCCACCCTCTGTGCTGTTACTGTTGACCCTGATAAGAGCGTCAGGGACCAG GCATTTAAAGCCATCAAGAGTTTCCTTTCCAAGCTGGAGACCGTGTCAGAAGACCCCACCAAGCTGGCTGATATGG AAAAGGATGTAGCATCGTGTGCTCAGCCTGCAGGTGCCTCTTCCAGCTGGGCCGGCTGGGCCGTGACTGGCATGTCCACCATAACTTCTAAGCTGATCCGAAACGCTCCAGGGACAGAGGGGGGTGCAGCAGCCGATGGCAGCGAGCCTGCCAACACCCCCAGCCCTACCAGTGCCACTGACGGAGCACCTGCACCTG GTTCTGAAGATAAAACTCCACAAGCCTCTGTGACTCGTCATGCTGCCACTAGTGGTGCCAACCAATCACAGACTCATGAAGTAACAAGCAACAATGATGAGCCAATAGGAGACCgctgggatgaggaggaggactgGGGAAGTTTGGAG GAGCCAGCGAAAGCTCACACTGAGCCAGATGACTGGAACACTGACTGGTCAGGAATGGCATCATCCAAAAAGAAG GTGGGCCGGTCGTCGTCCTCCATGGCAGTAAAGAAGCAGAGCGCTGACTGGAGCAGCTCAGGCTGGGATGCCGACGACAGCTGGTCCAACGACAAGGAGGGGCAGGGTCAGAGCTCGGCGGGCGAGGAAGGCTGGGGCAATGACTGGGGGGAGGAGGACACAGACACAACCTTGGCCAATACGACACTCCCCCTGCCCGAAGGGGTGCGGTTAGCCAGCGAGTACAACTgggacagcagcagctcagCCACCAAGGGGGCTAGTCAGAATGATCTGTTCGCCAGCGTGTCCCAGAGAAACCCAGCCGGCACTGCTGCCACCACG ACTCGAGATGGCTGGACTGCAGAGGCAACAGGAGACTGGGGAGCTGAGGAGAGCTGGGAGTCAGTGGATGGGAACCAGG GTCTCAGCAAGGCCGAGCTTTCCAAGAAAAAAcgggaagagaggaggaaagagctGGAGGCAAAACGGGCGGAGCGCAAAGCTGCTAAAGGTCCTCTCAAACTGGGTGCACGCAAGCTGGACTGA
- the scyl1 gene encoding N-terminal kinase-like protein isoform X3, whose product MWSFFARDPVKDFAYEILPDSQETSGIWTLHRGKRKTNGEPVSVFLYEVAQGTEQQTQLAKAAFKRMKTLRHPNILAYVDGLETETEKSLYLVTEQVTPLAVHLKAQAEKGGSGELEVSWGLHQIVKALSFLVNDCHLLHNNLGVSAVFVDRAGEWKLGALDHVAPEQGDPSGVSLPTPKAVYPDMERYDPPEMSNSSGEKWAGEVWRLGCLIWEVFNGPLPRTSSLRSLGKIPKALVPHYCELVGANPRARPNPASFLQNCRAPGGFLSNSFVESNLFLEEIQIKEPAEKQQFFQDLSDNLDSFPEDFCKHKVLPQLLTAFEFGNAGAVVLTPLFKVGKFLSAEEYQQKIIPVIVKMFSSTDRAMRIRLLQQMEQFIQYLNEAAVNSQIFPHVVHGFTDTNPAIREQTVKSMLLMAPKLNETNLNQELMRHFARLQARDEQGPIRCNTTVCLGKIASYLNAGTRQRVLISAFSRATKDPFPASRSAGVLGFAATHNFYSLTEIAARILPTLCAVTVDPDKSVRDQAFKAIKSFLSKLETVSEDPTKLADMEKDVASCAQPAGASSSWAGWAVTGMSTITSKLIRNAPGTEGGAAADGSEPANTPSPTSATDGAPAPGSEDKTPQASVTRHAATSGANQSQTHEVTSNNDEPIGDRWDEEEDWGSLEEPAKAHTEPDDWNTDWSGMASSKKKVGRSSSSMAVKKQSADWSSSGWDADDSWSNDKEGQGQSSAGEEGWGNDWGEEDTDTTLANTTLPLPEGVRLASEYNWDSSSSATKGASQNDLFASVSQRNPAGTAATTVRTEGGMQKHRRARDKPIQLVSIRF is encoded by the exons ATGTGGTCCTTTTTCGCTAGGGATCCTGTCAAAGACTTTGCTTATGAAATTCTGCCAGACAGCCAAGAGACGTCTGGAATATGGACTCTACATCGGGGGAAGCGAAAG ACCAATGGAGAGCCAGTGTCGGTGTTTCTGTACGAGGTAgcacagggaacagagcagCAAACCCAGCTAGCCAAGGCTGCCTTCAAGCGTATGAAGACCCTGCGTCACCCTAACATCCTGGCTTATGTGGATGGATTGGAg ACAGAG ACAGAGAAGAGCCTGTACCTGGTTACTGAGCAGGTGACACCCCTGGCAGTCCACCTGAAGGCCCAGGCAGAGAAGGGTGGATCTGGCGAACTGGAGGTCTCCTGGGGTCTGCACCAGATAGTT AAAGCTCTGAGTTTCCTGGTAAACGACTGCCACCTACTTCATAACAACTTGGGGGTATCGGCTGTTTTTGTGGATCGAGCTGGGGAGTGGAAGCTGGGGGCCCTCGACCATGTGGCCCCTGAACAGGGTGACCCAAGTGGGGTCTCACTCCCTACCCCCAAGGCTGTTTACCCAGACATGGAGAGATATGACCCACCAGAGATGTCCAATAGCAGTGGGGAGAAATG GGCAGGGGAGGTGTGGCGGCTAGGCTGCCTCATCTGGGAGGTGTTCAACGGGCCACTACCTCGCACATCCTCCCTTCGCTCGCTGGGAAAG ATCCCCAAGGCCCTGGTCCCTCATTACTGTGAGCTGGTGGGGGCCAACCCCCGAGCTCGGCCCAACCCAgccagctttctccagaactgTAGAGCCCCCGGGGGATTCCTCAGCAACAGCTTTGTTGAGAGCAACCTTTTCCTGGAGGAGATACAG atCAAGGAGCCAGCTGAGAAGCAGCAGTTCTTCCAGGATCTGAGTGACAATCTGGACTCCTTCCCGGAAGACTTCTGTAAACACAAGGTCCTGCCTCAGCTGCTCACCGCCTTCGAGTTTGGCAATGCAGGTGCCGTAGTCCTCACACCGCTTTTTAAG gtGGGGAAGTTCCTGTCAGCAGAAGAGTACCAACAGAAGATCATCCCCGTTATAGTGAAGATGTTCTCCTCCACAGACAGAGCTATGAGGATACGACTGCTGCAGCAG ATGGAGCAGTTCATTCAGTATCTGAATGAGGCAGCAGTCAATTCCCAGATTTTCCCTCACGTTGTTCACGGCTTCACAGACACCAACCCTGCCATCAGAGAACAGACTGTTAAG TCTATGTTGCTGATGGCTCCCAAGCTAAATGAGACCAACCTGAACCAGGAGCTGATGCGTCACTTTGCCCGGCTGCAGGCCAGAGACGAACAAGGGCCAATCCGGTGCAACACCACCGTCTGCCTGGGCAAGATCGCCTCCTACCTCAATGCAGGG ACTCGACAACGTGTTCTGATTTCTGCCTTCTCACGAGCAACTAAAGACCCCTTTCCAGCTTCACGCTCTGCCGGTGTACTTGGCTTTGCCGCCACACACAACTTCTACAGCTTAACAGAGATTGCTGCCCGCATCCTGCCCACCCTCTGTGCTGTTACTGTTGACCCTGATAAGAGCGTCAGGGACCAG GCATTTAAAGCCATCAAGAGTTTCCTTTCCAAGCTGGAGACCGTGTCAGAAGACCCCACCAAGCTGGCTGATATGG AAAAGGATGTAGCATCGTGTGCTCAGCCTGCAGGTGCCTCTTCCAGCTGGGCCGGCTGGGCCGTGACTGGCATGTCCACCATAACTTCTAAGCTGATCCGAAACGCTCCAGGGACAGAGGGGGGTGCAGCAGCCGATGGCAGCGAGCCTGCCAACACCCCCAGCCCTACCAGTGCCACTGACGGAGCACCTGCACCTG GTTCTGAAGATAAAACTCCACAAGCCTCTGTGACTCGTCATGCTGCCACTAGTGGTGCCAACCAATCACAGACTCATGAAGTAACAAGCAACAATGATGAGCCAATAGGAGACCgctgggatgaggaggaggactgGGGAAGTTTGGAG GAGCCAGCGAAAGCTCACACTGAGCCAGATGACTGGAACACTGACTGGTCAGGAATGGCATCATCCAAAAAGAAG GTGGGCCGGTCGTCGTCCTCCATGGCAGTAAAGAAGCAGAGCGCTGACTGGAGCAGCTCAGGCTGGGATGCCGACGACAGCTGGTCCAACGACAAGGAGGGGCAGGGTCAGAGCTCGGCGGGCGAGGAAGGCTGGGGCAATGACTGGGGGGAGGAGGACACAGACACAACCTTGGCCAATACGACACTCCCCCTGCCCGAAGGGGTGCGGTTAGCCAGCGAGTACAACTgggacagcagcagctcagCCACCAAGGGGGCTAGTCAGAATGATCTGTTCGCCAGCGTGTCCCAGAGAAACCCAGCCGGCACTGCTGCCACCACGGTGAGGACGgag GGAGGGATGCAAAAACATAGGAGAGCAAGAGATAAACCGATTCAATTAGTGTCGATTAGATTTTGA
- the LOC116052377 gene encoding phospholipase A and acyltransferase 3-like, with product MAPTLYDEKPELGDLIEIFRGSYQHWAVYVGDGFIVHLAPPSEVPGAGASSIMSVVTEKAIVKKEELWDVVGTDKWKINNSLDNEYKPRPVHVIAREACAKVGDELPYCVFRGNCEHFANELRYGKAESRQVRKAGETVMVAGVAAMVGLGIVALAGALFGGSKKENKNTQ from the exons ATGGCCCCAACACTG TATGATGAGAAACCGGAGCTTGGGGACTTGATTGAGATCTTCCGGGGCTCCTATCAGCACTGGGCTGTGTATGTTGGCGATGGCTTCATTGTTCACTTGGCACCACCCT CTGAGGTCCCAGGTGCAGGCGCCAGCAGCATAATGTCTGTCGTAACTGAGAAGGCCATTGTGAAGAAAGAGGAGCTGTGGGACGTGGTGGGAACCGACAAGTGGAAAATCAACAACAGCCTGGACAACGAGTACAAGCCCCGCCCAGTTCACGTCATTGCGAGGGAGGCCTGTGCGAAGGTGGGCGATGAGCTGCCGTACTGCGTCTTCAGGGGGAACTGTGAGCACTTTGCAAACGAGCTGCGTTACGGAAAAGCTGAGTCCCGGCAG GTGCGTAAGGCAGGAGAAACAGTCATGGTTGCAGGTGTGGCTGCAATGGTGGGTCTGGGGATCGTGGCTCTAGCAGGAGCTCTGtttggaggcagcaaaaaagaaaacaagaacacacagtgA